From Elusimicrobiota bacterium:
AATCGGACGCCTCATCTGTATTCCACGTTATTACTGCAGTATTCTGCGATACACCGGCTACAACATTGCTTATTACCGGTGCCTTAGTATCATTTGCTGTTGTTGTAAAACTGTAATCTCCGGTCGTAGTAGGGTTACCATTCATATCTGTCGACACTATCCGGTAATGATATAATGTATTTTCGGTAAGCCCGCTGAGTGTAACACTGTGGTTATATACTCCACCGGAATCTGTTACAGGTGTTGAATTACCATAACTTGTTGTTAAACCATATTCTACTTTACTGGTAGATGGCTCATTCGTGGTCCATCTTATTACTATTCCACTGCCGGATATATTCGATGGTGTTACAACACTTACTACCGGTGGTGTTATATCAGCACTTAGTCTTATTATCTTAATGTAATTAAAATTACCGTTCCAATCTGCACTGCCGGAATCCATTACTAATTTCATTATCTGGCTGCCGGAGGTAAGTGACACATTTGATGATACTTCTATATCAGTCCATACCTGAAAACCACCTGTCACTGGTACACTTACAGATGGTGTTAGAATATATGGAGTTAAATTGTGTGTTCCAAACTCAATGTGTATTGGATTTCCGGCACTTGCAAGTCCGTTGGCTGCTCTTAGTATTATCTTGTATTCAGCAGTCTCACTCACACTTACACTATATTCCAACCATTCGGTTGGTAGCGTCCATCCTACATCGTACCCACCACCGGTATCACCGCAAATCTCTATATCCACTGCTTCAGTTGTCCTGTATGCTCCGCCACTGTTGCCTGGTGTTGTATCATTATATGTCTCTCCTTCAGCCAAACCTGTTGTTACTGTATCATAATTTTCCACCTCTATAGTTGATGTTCCTATTCCTATCTGCCATGGCAATGCTGAACCATCAACATGATATGCATGCTGAGGTGAAGTGCCTGTTATTGTATATGCCACGCTATTTACTGAACTGTCGGTCATTGCTGCTTTGAATGCACGGGCTCGGACTGTCGCACTCGCAGTTAACGTGAATGGTGCCGAATATAATATTGACGATGATGTTGGGTCTGTTATTCCATCTGTCGTATATCTTATCGTTGCTCCGTTGGTTGCACAGCCGAGTGTTACAGTAACAAAATCTGAATATGTTCCTGCGCTTGGACTAATTGTCGGTGTTGCTACTGTGTTAGGTGTCTCTGCACTTATTCTTACTAATTTTATGTAGTTAAAATCACCACACCATTCCGCTGTGCTGTTTTCCATAACTAACTTCATTATCTGGTTGCCTGCGGTAAGCGTTACCGAAGATGAGATTTCTACATCAGCCCAAGTATCAAAACCACCTGTCGGCGGCACACCTATGGACGGTGTTGTACTATATGGTGATAAATTATGTGTACCAAATTCAAGGTGTATCGGACCGGCAGTATCCATAAGTCCGTTAGCTGTCCTTAATATTACTTTATATTCACCGCCTTGATTCACATTTATGCTGTATTCCAGCCATTCACCGGGTTTCGCCCAACCAACCTGGTATCCGGCACCTGTATCAGAGCATGCTCTCACATCTACATCATCTGTTCTGTATTCATTACCGCTGTTACCCACCGTTGTATCACTATATGCCTCACCCTCTCCAGTACCACTTGTTACCATATCGTAATCTTCCATCTGTATAGTTGTCGTTCCTGTTCCTATTGACCAAGCCACCCCACCCGGGTATGCCTGCTGTTGTGAAACAGAACCTGCGGTTATTACTATTATTTGCGATGCTGTTGTCGTTGTTGCATTACTATTATCAGTTGCTTTCGCAGTTATACTATACGTTCCTGCACCAACACTGTTCCATGTGTAACTATACGGCGAACTTGTGTCTTCACCAAGCAGGGTGATGCCATTGTAAAATTCCACTTTGCTTACTGTTCCATCACTGTCTGATGCTGTAGCGTCTATTCGGACTGTCGCCGGCGCATTAGTACCGTTCGTTATCGCTATTGTGCTTATGCTTATTGTCGGTGGTTGAGAAGTTAAATTCATATCCGCTAATATCTCATCTACTGTAAGTGCTACATCATATATCTTAACACCATCCATGGCACCGTTTAAAGGTTCTTGATTTGCGCCATTAACTCCTAACCTTAATGCAGCACCGGATGCTGTTATATTACCGGTTTGTGCAGTACTACCTCTTTCAACGCCGTCTACATATATCTTCATTGTAGCGCCGTTATATACAGCAGCCACGTGATACCAGTTACTACCGGCGGTCAAGTTCTGACTGGCAGATAATAATTTAAGAGAACCCCCGATATTTAGAGCAAAACGCGGTGTTAATACTGTAGGATTGCTGCTAATCCAATCCCCATGCAGGGAATATGAATAATACGGGTCATTATGTGTGCCGTCTGCTGCGGGTTTCGCTATAAAGACTTGATATCCATTACTTGCAGCTATACTGTCTATCCTAACCCAGGTTATCAATGTTAACTGGTCACCATTTATATCTAACGATGTTGAATTAGGAACGCTGACATAATCATTAGTTCCGTCAAATTTTAACCCGGTACCTACTTTACCGGCAACCCAGCAAGTGCTGGTGTCCATATTAGTTAATGTACCATTATTATTATTGCCGGATGTATCTGTTGCTGTTGAACTACCTGATGTGCCTTCCATATCCCATTTGCCTACAGGAATAAGCGAACCTGAACTTTTGACTTTAATGCTGACTTGTGTACTACCGGTTTTATTAAGATTATCGGTCGCTACCACCCTTATAGTATAATTACCAGTTTTAACACTATTCCACGTGTAACTATACGGCGAAGTGTTGTCTGTTCCAAGTAAAGTATTGCCATTGTAAAAATCTACTTTTGAAACAGAAACATCATCATACGCTGTTGCATTTATTATTATATTTGAATTGTACTCAAATTCCTGATTAGGTGTAGGATTTGATATTACTACCACCGGTGCAGGATTATTATCGCCGCCACCACCAAAAGGATTGTCATTACGTAAGATATACATTAAACCACCGGTAGAACCATCAGAGGTAAAATTAGCTACCCATGTAATATTTACCATATCAAGGTCTCCATCACCATCTAAGTCAGATAGATATGCAGAGTTGTGAGTTTCCTTTGTTAACAATAAATTCTTAGTAAAACTTCCGGTTCCGTTGTTTTCCCATATTGATATCTCTTTGTTACCGTAAACTTCGCCGGTTACTACATCTATATCTCCATCAAAATCCAAATCGGCAACACCCAGCGAGTTGGTTGATGCCTGCTTTACTATCTCATTTGAATTTCCCCAGTTAGTTGCTGTCTTCGGGTCTGCCGGACAGGTAAACCAATATGTACGACTTGTTTCTCTATTGGGGTTTGAACCATCCCAGACTTCATCTGTCATTACTAAATCAAGCCGGCCATCACCGTTTAAATCTGCCAGCTCTACTCTGTCAGCTCCATCAGAGCCAGAAATTGTAGAAAGTGGGGATGCGTTGCCTATTGTGTGTTCTATCCAGTTACCATTTGTTGCCGGATAGGGGTTTTCCCACCACACCACTGTCTGATTATCCGACTTCACTCCTGCAACATCTATATCTCCGTCCCCATCTATATCTCCTACTGATATTCCTTGTGTATTATTACTATTGCTTATTTCAGTAACTTGCCAACTATCGGGGGTTTGAGGATTGACCAATGGTATCTGTATGTAATACACTCTTCCTTTCACTGTTCCAGGATTAGCAGGATCACCGGCAGCAATAACTATCTCTTCTCTGCCACCGGGAATTATTTGTGCCATTTTCATTCCCTGCGATTGTGAATGAAGGGTTGGAGGTATTTTGGTATTTGGTACAACCCGTATAGCCGTCCAATCGCCTGTCGTGTCTCCTGCCCCGGTTTTTTCTAACCAGTATACACCGGGATTAGGAGTAAAACTAGAATTAAGTCCAAAAGCTATTACATCGGCATTTGCATCGCTATCTACATCGGTAACCAAACTGGCATCCACATTTACCGGGAATATTGTTCTTGTCCAGTTTCCGGTCATATCACCAGCAGGGTTTTTGTAGAAGTACTTTCCCGAAACTATATCCTTATACCCGTCATTATTCATATCTGCAGCAGCAATTCCAAACCACCTATACCAGCTACCGTACCCTGCTCTGGTTGTGTCTACTTCTTTATATGTCCAATTGGTAAGTCCTTTCTTTCCGCCACCTGTCTGTAGCCAAACTGCTATCTCGCTCTCACCGGCAGGTTTACCCTGGTCTGCATAACTCTTCTGGAAAATATCAAGCCTGCCGTCACCATTAAAATCGCCTAATCTTGATTCGTGGTTATTCAGTCCTGTTCCTAATGATAAAGTTTCTGTAAAACCAGGATTAGCAGCACCGTCATTTTTATATATTAACATCCTGCCCGTAGCCGTGGCGTCATTCAATCCTGAAGTAAATATCTCAGCAAAGAAAATATCAATATCACCATCAGTGTCTAAATCTCCCACTCTTACACTATGTCCATATTTTACATTGGTATCTAACGTGTGTTTTGTCCAGTCAGAAGGTGTTCCTGATGTCCCTCCATTCCATTCGTACCATGCAAGAAAACCCGTGAAATCTCCAGCTCCAAAAACTACCTCAGGTCTACCGCCTTTCTTTAACTGTCCTACTGCTACCCGGCCCCTCACGGCACTTTCTGCTGTATCTATATCACTTCGTGTATATTGTATTCCACTTACATACTTCCACCAACCGCCACCACCAACGATATCTACTTTTCCATCTAAATCAATATCGGCTGCCACCATACCTTCCCAGTATTTGCCATCTGTTATGTTTGTTTTTGTCGCAATAGTGTCATATGGCCAAGCTGTAGTGCGGGTTTTTGCATCTGCTGGTACTTTGGCTAAATATAATTTGCTTGTACCTGATGAACCTTCTTGCCGGCCAAACCAAGCCAACTCTAATTTACCATCACCGTCAAAATCCCCAAAAGCAGAATCATGCTGATAGTTATAATCTCCACTTTTTACCAAGTGACATTTCCAACTGGTTGCAGTAAGAACATTTTGTGGTCCCGGGTTTTCCCACCACCATGCCTGATTAGAAGTCCAGTCACCTGTAAAGAAAATATCTAAGTCACCGTCATTATCTATATCCGCAAAGGTACCGCCTGCTTCTATAGGATAAATTCCTGATTCAATAACATGTTTGTCCCAGTTATTACCATTCTTCTTATACCATACAATTGCAGGTCCTGCTTTTCTCTCCATAACAACTGGTTCGTCTATCCCATCATTATCTATATCTAACACAAGACTTGCTGTATATTCACCTGTGCCGGGCAAAGGTATATACCCGTCTTTACTTGAATATTTTGTAAATCCGGTTGGTGTAGATGCTGCAGATATTATATATGCTGCTGAATTCTCGTAACTGTTCTCTAAACCTGATTTAACCGCAGCGACTCTTAACGTACCTGAAGCAGATATTGTAGCTACCTGCGGAGAATTGCCGGAAGTCGCTGTTAAGCTTGTCAATGGGTCACTACCATCTGTTGTATATTTTATTGTAGCTCCACCGGTTCCACAGGATATTACGTTTAATTGAGGTCCTGAGTAAGTACCTGCCGGCAAACTAAATTGCGGTGTTGCTACTTTTGTAGGTCCACCACTACTACCGGGTGTTCCTAAAGTAGTAGTCAAATCTCGCCACGCAGATTCTATTGTGTCTTTGGTGGTTGCATAATCACGGCTGTCGGCAAAACCTATTGTGAAATACGCAGGTGTATAATTTAGTTGTCCTACCAAACCTGAACCCCTGCCAAAACCAAACACTGTCATTGGCGGATATGTGTAATATGAATCGGTTAAGCCATCAGGGTTCTTATGATTAACAAGATACAAACTTCTATTTATACTTCCATCTGCAAAATATACCCACTCAGGGTCCGGCAACTCGTCATTATTAGGACTGGTTGCAGATATATTCATACGCGTATTGTCAGATTTTACAATATAATCAGAAGCAGTATCTAATGAACCTCCGGGTGTACCTTCATACAAGAACCAATATCCCCTGTTAGGGTCTCTTTCATATAATGTCATTCTTGCATATTTAGGGAATACATCCCAATAACATTTCCATTTATTATCGCTGCTTACTGAACTTATCCGGACTTTCAATGGTCCCTGACTTATTATATTACTCGTTGATGCGCCTTTGTTGTTTGCTGAACCATCAAACCCGGGATGAAAATAACATTTTACGGTATCTGTCGGATTTTGTTCGTATGCCATATTTGGTATTCCGCGGTATTCACCTGCCCCGCCGGTTGCCAAACTATAACTAATCCAGTCGTTGTTCTGGCTGTCTACCATACTGGAAAAACCTGCACCTACCTTATGATAATAGTAGGTTGCATTCGCTGTATCAAACTTGTAACTTGCCTGATTCTCATCCATCACGTTATCTGTCAATGTTACCTGTTTTGTAAAATTTACTTTTGTGATAGACGGGTCTATATCAAAAAATATCCTGAAATATCTAGTTGCACTTGCATTCGTTGTACCACTCATCATAAATGTAACTGTACCTATCGCATTGCTCGCTGCATTATATGTAGCGTCTTTGTCAAACTGAAATACAACACTGTCATTTATTACTGTATTACCGGTACTGTCGGTCTCTCTCACCCTTAAAGATTGGTCATTCAAACTACCGCTTACACTAAGAGCGGTAAGATATTGAGTAAAATTAACTGCGACTTCGACCGGTTTATCAGACCTTGTATAATTACCGACTGCCACATTTACCGGCACATAGTATAAAGGGTCACCTTGTGGAGGTGCTGTTATTGTAAATGCCGCTGATGTTACCACATTACTGTTTAACATACCTGTTTTAGTTGCTATCGCTTTTAACGTAGTATCCTGAGATATTGTTAAAGGAGAAGAATATACTGTTCCATTTGTCGGGTCACTGCCATCTGTTGTATATCTTATTATTGCTCCAGCGGTTGCACAGGTTATCTGTACTGTCTGGGCACTGCTATATGTCCCGCCGTTAGGATTTATTGACGGGTCTGCTACTGTTTGCATCCCACCGGTGTTATATTGTACAAATAAGACAGGTCCGGGCCAGGTTACTTCGGGTCCGTGGGTCCAATTGACAATACCTTGAGCAGTTAACCTAAACTCCTTAGTTCCTACTGTTATAAGACTTGTCGGGACTGTTATATTACTAAAACCATAATCATGATCTGTTCCGTTAGGAAAAGTAGTACAAATCTGCGTTCCTGCTAATGTTACTGACTGTGTGATACCGCCTTCCGCGCCATTCCAGTTAACAACTGATATTCTTGCACCGGTAACCGTTAATGGGCTTGACGGAATAGCAATATTGCAGATTTTATAATTAGGACTAGTACCGGCTACCACAGAAAAACCTGTTGGGACATTGGATGGTTTATACATCTTAACAGAAATGGTTGTACGTGAAAGACTTACACCTGCTATTTCGGGTGTTGCATAACACATATTATCACTGCCTACTATTACTGCCATAAACTTCATTGATGATGCCGCCTGGTCAGGAACCCATGTTGTATCCCAGGTAACTGAATATGGTGCTGATGTATCTGTTCCTATGTGACCCGCCATCGCTCCGTTACGGACTAAATACCTGTAATGCCATTGCGTATATATGCCATCGCCATTTTCGTCAAAATCATCATAATAGCCTATAAAATCCACCCGGTTTATTCCTCCGGAATAAGTATTTACATTAGCTGAAATTGTAGGATTATCGTTTATTGTTGAACTGGCCGTCGGGGAGGTTATACTGCCAGTCGGATGGGTTTTATTAGCATCATAGTATACTCTTAACTTTAAACCATAATATGCCCATTGACCCCAGCCCATACTGTTACATGTCTGTGGTCCGGCTGTAAATTCTATAGTGTTACTTCCGGGTAGCAGTTGGCTAAGCGGTATAGCAACTGCAGGATATCTAACATTAAGATAACACTCGGGACTTGATACGTCTGTGTTTTCCGGTATATTTATCCATGCATTATTATTTACTTTGAATTTTTTGCCGCTAGTACCAATATGACCGCCCCACATTTCTACTACTACTTCTGCGCCTGTAGCATTGGTTAAATCAACAGAAGTAAAAGTCTGCACGTAATTTGGAAGAAAATCTATAGGGTCATTACAACTACCAGCTATCGGTGCATATGTTGCTCCGGGGTCGGTTACCCTATAGAACATATTAGCACAATTTCTAGATGGTGGCGTTGTCCATACATATACTTCTTTAAATATATCTCCGGGTGCTATACCGCTGCCCGGTGCTGCCTGCAATACTGCTGCGAAACCCGTCATTACTACTGCAACCATCATACACCATCTGATAATCTTACCCATATTTTTACCTCCATTTACACCAGCTCTTATGTTATTATGTTCTAATGTTATCATATTATCAAATTATATTAATTTATCAATCTTTTAATCTTTCAATTCTCTAATTCACTAATCCACTAATTATTTTCTTTACAGAAGCAGAGCGGAGTTTATCCCGCATATTTGTTATGCGGGACTCTGCAGCTACTTTTAACTAAGTACCAAACACCTCTGTTTTTATTCTTTTGCCCCGAACCTTATACCAAGCGATATCCTGTGTGTGTCTCCTAAATCTTTTGTCGGGACAAATGCATAATCTATATTGAATGTTGAGCTTTCACCGGTTATCTTAAACCCGCCGCCTAATGTGTATGTCTCTTCGTCATATCCGAGCTTGTAGCCTGCTCGAATTGCTATCATCTCTGCTATTAATAATTCTAAACCTATATTCTCTTTTGTAATTGCACTGTCTAATCCATAATTTACATCTGCTGCTACCGTCAAATTGTTCTCACCTTCAAATGCTGATAGCTTCTTGCCTAATCCCGCTTTTATATTGCCGGGCAAACTGTCACTGCCTACTTTCCCGCCTAAGTTCTGGACTGCTAACCCTAATTGTAACCCGCCTTTTACAGGAACATATTCTACTCCAAAATCTAATCCAAACCCTGATGCACTGTCACTATCTATCTTCTGGCTTACCATCTTCAAACTACCGCCTACATTTATTGTTTCATCTATCTGTTTGCCATAACTTATTGCTCCACCCATGTCTTTTGCGTTAAAACTACCTACACTACCAACAGCATCATAACCACCATTGGCATCTTCTAATGTCTTATCCATACTGCCATAACTTACATACATTATTTGTAAGCCTATTGTTGAACTTTCATTAATCGGATGTCCTACTGCCAAATACTCATAACTTATTCCTTCAAAAAGTGATAAATGCATAAATGATAGTTCGGTAGCACTTACTGAACCTAACCCAGCAGGGTTCCAATACACACTATTTACATCTTCGGCTACTGCTACCTGTGCACCACCCATACCTTCCTGCTTTGCACCTATTCCTACTTTTAAAAACTCCATAGCTGAAGTACCGACATCGGCATCTACTTTACCCGTACATATAGTACCTATAACCATTACTATCAACATTACTGCATTTAACATCTTGCGCATATTACCTCCATTTGCTGAAATTTATTGAAACTTATTGAAATTGATTGCAATTTGTTGTTAAATTTCTACAATTTACTAACTTTTATTTCAAATAAAAAAAAGTTTCTTAAAAAACTAGATAAATACTTAATTAAGTTTTTTCAACCTAATTAACTAATTCGCTAATTCTCTAATCAACTTTTTTGTTTTCGATAACCTTGCTGGCTTGATAGCTACAAGCGTGTAAACCGCTTGTGGTTTGGCGTTTATCGGTAACCTGTGTTGGCTCTATCTATCTTAGCCCTTGGTTTTGCGAACTCATCCCGCTTTCGCAGGAGCAGCCTTTTCGGATTAGTGCTCGGAGCTCGGACCTACTGGACCGAGCGAGAACACAATCCCGCATTAAGCGGGGTAAAACAACATGTGATTCTTTTTCCTCCTGTTTAACTATTTTATGTGTTATTAACCTTCAGTTTTGTTTAAGCTTGCTAATTAGTTGCCTTAGATTGCAATTAGTTGTCATAAGTTGTGCTTCACTACATATATAACCTATTGCTGATTTTTTGTCAAGAACTTTTATTTACACAAAATCGCTATTGATATTTTTATAAGACAACCATTTCATCCTCGGTAAAAATGAAAACAATGATGCCCTATGTACGATATTTTTACGTAAAATTATACTATTAAAATAAAAAACTCCTCAGAAGATAAAAAAAAACATTAAGCTAATATATACAAACTTACCTTTGTTGCATTTTAGATGATTCGGTACGAAATCTTGACAATTTTTTGATTTTTTATATAATGCTTTCAATAAATGAAAAAGTAATGCCTAAATAATTGCCACACTTTTACTATGAAAACAAAAAACTCCTCAGAAAATAAAAAACCAATTAATTTAATTGATATATCGTATGTCGGTCCAAGTCCTATCTGGGGAAAGAACGGACATTATCATTTTTTTCACGAACTCGTAATTGTTCTTAAGGGTCCTTTGCTTGTTAATATATTAGGGAAAACTGTTCGTGCGAGTTATGGTGATATCTTATTTTATAACGAAGGCGTACCCCACAAAGAACATTCCTATCGCGGAAAGCGAGTTGAAGTTATCTGTATCTCCTGGGAAGAAAAAAGAAAAATTAATTTCCCTGTTTTAACTCATGATACAAACGGGAATATTACTTATTTGGCTAAATGGGCATGTAAACAAGACCAGTCAAGTTACCCCTATAAACGTTTAATGCAAGATAAAATTTTTGAAGTTATACGTGTTGAATTAGCAAAAATTTCCGAATCCGAAAAAGAACACCATCTTATCAAGAAAATAAAAAACTTTATGCTGCATAATTTCAACAAGTCACTAACACTGGAAAACTTGGCAAATTATGCCCGCATTAAAAAACATTATTTCTTAAAGAAATATAAAAAACTTACAGGACGAACTCCAATGGACGATTTAAGAAATATTCGTCTTGAAATCGCTAAAGATATGATTTTAACTTCAACTTTACCGCTAAAAGATATTTCCACTAAGGTAGGGTTTAATAATGTACACCTCTTTTCAGAACTATTTCAGAAGTATTTCAACATGCCTCCAGGTCACTTTCAAAAAAGCACATCTTTTCGCAGAAACACCGTTTTCTTGTAAAACATCGAATTTGAGTCCTACTTGACATAAAGCTGATTCGTCAGATTCTGTTATAAGAGACTTTTGCAGATTGTGACCGGCTAAACTCATTTTTTCCAGTCGCGGGCGCAGGGTCCTTCGCCAATAACAGGGAAACAGGATATTCGTAGGCGGGCACATCCTAAAGGAATAAGAGTTATTTTTTCTTTTGGTTTATCTGATTTGATGGGACCCGGTT
This genomic window contains:
- a CDS encoding FG-GAP-like repeat-containing protein, whose product is MGKIIRWCMMVAVVMTGFAAVLQAAPGSGIAPGDIFKEVYVWTTPPSRNCANMFYRVTDPGATYAPIAGSCNDPIDFLPNYVQTFTSVDLTNATGAEVVVEMWGGHIGTSGKKFKVNNNAWINIPENTDVSSPECYLNVRYPAVAIPLSQLLPGSNTIEFTAGPQTCNSMGWGQWAYYGLKLRVYYDANKTHPTGSITSPTASSTINDNPTISANVNTYSGGINRVDFIGYYDDFDENGDGIYTQWHYRYLVRNGAMAGHIGTDTSAPYSVTWDTTWVPDQAASSMKFMAVIVGSDNMCYATPEIAGVSLSRTTISVKMYKPSNVPTGFSVVAGTSPNYKICNIAIPSSPLTVTGARISVVNWNGAEGGITQSVTLAGTQICTTFPNGTDHDYGFSNITVPTSLITVGTKEFRLTAQGIVNWTHGPEVTWPGPVLFVQYNTGGMQTVADPSINPNGGTYSSAQTVQITCATAGAIIRYTTDGSDPTNGTVYSSPLTISQDTTLKAIATKTGMLNSNVVTSAAFTITAPPQGDPLYYVPVNVAVGNYTRSDKPVEVAVNFTQYLTALSVSGSLNDQSLRVRETDSTGNTVINDSVVFQFDKDATYNAASNAIGTVTFMMSGTTNASATRYFRIFFDIDPSITKVNFTKQVTLTDNVMDENQASYKFDTANATYYYHKVGAGFSSMVDSQNNDWISYSLATGGAGEYRGIPNMAYEQNPTDTVKCYFHPGFDGSANNKGASTSNIISQGPLKVRISSVSSDNKWKCYWDVFPKYARMTLYERDPNRGYWFLYEGTPGGSLDTASDYIVKSDNTRMNISATSPNNDELPDPEWVYFADGSINRSLYLVNHKNPDGLTDSYYTYPPMTVFGFGRGSGLVGQLNYTPAYFTIGFADSRDYATTKDTIESAWRDLTTTLGTPGSSGGPTKVATPQFSLPAGTYSGPQLNVISCGTGGATIKYTTDGSDPLTSLTATSGNSPQVATISASGTLRVAAVKSGLENSYENSAAYIISAASTPTGFTKYSSKDGYIPLPGTGEYTASLVLDIDNDGIDEPVVMERKAGPAIVWYKKNGNNWDKHVIESGIYPIEAGGTFADIDNDGDLDIFFTGDWTSNQAWWWENPGPQNVLTATSWKCHLVKSGDYNYQHDSAFGDFDGDGKLELAWFGRQEGSSGTSKLYLAKVPADAKTRTTAWPYDTIATKTNITDGKYWEGMVAADIDLDGKVDIVGGGGWWKYVSGIQYTRSDIDTAESAVRGRVAVGQLKKGGRPEVVFGAGDFTGFLAWYEWNGGTSGTPSDWTKHTLDTNVKYGHSVRVGDLDTDGDIDIFFAEIFTSGLNDATATGRMLIYKNDGAANPGFTETLSLGTGLNNHESRLGDFNGDGRLDIFQKSYADQGKPAGESEIAVWLQTGGGKKGLTNWTYKEVDTTRAGYGSWYRWFGIAAADMNNDGYKDIVSGKYFYKNPAGDMTGNWTRTIFPVNVDASLVTDVDSDANADVIAFGLNSSFTPNPGVYWLEKTGAGDTTGDWTAIRVVPNTKIPPTLHSQSQGMKMAQIIPGGREEIVIAAGDPANPGTVKGRVYYIQIPLVNPQTPDSWQVTEISNSNNTQGISVGDIDGDGDIDVAGVKSDNQTVVWWENPYPATNGNWIEHTIGNASPLSTISGSDGADRVELADLNGDGRLDLVMTDEVWDGSNPNRETSRTYWFTCPADPKTATNWGNSNEIVKQASTNSLGVADLDFDGDIDVVTGEVYGNKEISIWENNGTGSFTKNLLLTKETHNSAYLSDLDGDGDLDMVNITWVANFTSDGSTGGLMYILRNDNPFGGGGDNNPAPVVVISNPTPNQEFEYNSNIIINATAYDDVSVSKVDFYNGNTLLGTDNTSPYSYTWNSVKTGNYTIRVVATDNLNKTGSTQVSIKVKSSGSLIPVGKWDMEGTSGSSTATDTSGNNNNGTLTNMDTSTCWVAGKVGTGLKFDGTNDYVSVPNSTSLDINGDQLTLITWVRIDSIAASNGYQVFIAKPAADGTHNDPYYSYSLHGDWISSNPTVLTPRFALNIGGSLKLLSASQNLTAGSNWYHVAAVYNGATMKIYVDGVERGSTAQTGNITASGAALRLGVNGANQEPLNGAMDGVKIYDVALTVDEILADMNLTSQPPTISISTIAITNGTNAPATVRIDATASDSDGTVSKVEFYNGITLLGEDTSSPYSYTWNSVGAGTYSITAKATDNSNATTTTASQIIVITAGSVSQQQAYPGGVAWSIGTGTTTIQMEDYDMVTSGTGEGEAYSDTTVGNSGNEYRTDDVDVRACSDTGAGYQVGWAKPGEWLEYSINVNQGGEYKVILRTANGLMDTAGPIHLEFGTHNLSPYSTTPSIGVPPTGGFDTWADVEISSSVTLTAGNQIMKLVMENSTAEWCGDFNYIKLVRISAETPNTVATPTISPSAGTYSDFVTVTLGCATNGATIRYTTDGITDPTSSSILYSAPFTLTASATVRARAFKAAMTDSSVNSVAYTITGTSPQHAYHVDGSALPWQIGIGTSTIEVENYDTVTTGLAEGETYNDTTPGNSGGAYRTTEAVDIEICGDTGGGYDVGWTLPTEWLEYSVSVSETAEYKIILRAANGLASAGNPIHIEFGTHNLTPYILTPSVSVPVTGGFQVWTDIEVSSNVSLTSGSQIMKLVMDSGSADWNGNFNYIKIIRLSADITPPVVSVVTPSNISGSGIVIRWTTNEPSTSKVEYGLTTSYGNSTPVTDSGGVYNHSVTLSGLTENTLYHYRIVSTDMNGNPTTTGDYSFTTTANDTKAPVISNVVAGVSQNTAVITWNTDEASDSQVAYGLTTSLGSTTTLDTAKYMLHSVTITGLQKGKIYYYKVYSKDATGNLATSSQYSFKTYNLKHKIYTYYYDDGTTATKTGASAAASLKFKVQVYNVDENSIATDYTGTVTLTTKNSKSSVLDTTDSTLTGADSGEKEVSIPFRSDINTVELTGDTTAPIVISFNDMYISKLVGYQGGTIRGANGLKILIPTGVLSTNKYLASIKTSAVPAVKNSIKYVNTVNPICYNFGELTFGESAPKLEDQVFTRAVNITIPWTASDIGTLNEDGLRIYYWTGTDWELVTGIQTVDKTNNTVTATVKHFSTYRILGSYLSADMNNVRVYPNPYNPTTAVLGKLKVMNLPVNSVMKLYNVSGGLVRELKEIDFGNLGWIEWDGKNADGDKVGRGVYVYQIEDSAGNKKTGKIGLVK
- a CDS encoding PorV/PorQ family protein; its protein translation is MRKMLNAVMLIVMVIGTICTGKVDADVGTSAMEFLKVGIGAKQEGMGGAQVAVAEDVNSVYWNPAGLGSVSATELSFMHLSLFEGISYEYLAVGHPINESSTIGLQIMYVSYGSMDKTLEDANGGYDAVGSVGSFNAKDMGGAISYGKQIDETINVGGSLKMVSQKIDSDSASGFGLDFGVEYVPVKGGLQLGLAVQNLGGKVGSDSLPGNIKAGLGKKLSAFEGENNLTVAADVNYGLDSAITKENIGLELLIAEMIAIRAGYKLGYDEETYTLGGGFKITGESSTFNIDYAFVPTKDLGDTHRISLGIRFGAKE
- a CDS encoding AraC family transcriptional regulator, giving the protein MKTKNSSENKKPINLIDISYVGPSPIWGKNGHYHFFHELVIVLKGPLLVNILGKTVRASYGDILFYNEGVPHKEHSYRGKRVEVICISWEEKRKINFPVLTHDTNGNITYLAKWACKQDQSSYPYKRLMQDKIFEVIRVELAKISESEKEHHLIKKIKNFMLHNFNKSLTLENLANYARIKKHYFLKKYKKLTGRTPMDDLRNIRLEIAKDMILTSTLPLKDISTKVGFNNVHLFSELFQKYFNMPPGHFQKSTSFRRNTVFL